GGTAGCCACTCTGTTTATGCCAAAATATACTATGCAACTTATCCTTCAGGAAGCTACTCGCTGTACACACAGACCAGTGATTTCACAATCACCGGTAGCAACACGGGAGACGCAGAGGCTGTTACCATCGGGTATCCGGGTCTCGAACTGTCCGGCCCAACAAACTACAATTTCCGGATAGATATCTTTGAGACTGGTACGACCAGTCCGGTAGTGACCAGCCTCGGTAATACCGGCGACGATGACCTCAATGCTGAGCTGTTTGAGACTAATACCCAGGATCAGCCTCCGACCTACAGCTTTGCCGCCTCGCCTAATGGAGCTTGGTGGACCGACAAGGTTGACAACGATGATGATGGTGCTCGCTCCAGCGGCGTGCTGAACTTCGACGTCAACGTCAGTTCTGGTAGNNNNNNNNNNNNNNNNNNNNNNNNNNNNNNNNNNNNNNNNNNNNNNNNNNNNNNNNNNNNNNNNNNNNNNNNNNNNNNNNNNNNNNNNNNNNNNNNNNNNTTACCATCGGGTATCCGGGTCTCGAACTGTCCGGCCCAACAAACTACAATTTCCGGATAGATATCTTTGAGACTGGTACGACCAGTCCGGTAGTGACCAGCCTCGGTAATACCGGCGACGATGACCTGAACGCTGAGTTATTTGAGACCAATGCTCAAGATTGAACAATATGGCGGTATCACTATTTGAAGATTAGGTGACTTTTTGCTGTTCATGGGCGTCAAACACAAGTCCTTGAGAACAGAAGGGAGGACACTTCGATGAAGT
The nucleotide sequence above comes from Candidatus Zixiibacteriota bacterium. Encoded proteins:
- a CDS encoding choice-of-anchor H family protein; amino-acid sequence: MAITYTLTPEPPTYSFAASPNGAWWTDKVDNDDDGARSSGVLNFDVNVSSGSHSVYAKIYYATYPSGSYSLYTQTSDFTITGSNTGDAEAVTIGYPGLELSGPTNYNFRIDIFETGTTSPVVTSLGNTGDDDLNAELFETNTQDQPPTYSFAASPNGAWWTDKVDNDDDGARSSGVLNFDVNVSSG